A window of the Synechococcus sp. M16.1 genome harbors these coding sequences:
- a CDS encoding 2Fe-2S iron-sulfur cluster-binding protein codes for MASFNISIEGGASFSCPDDTYILDAAEEAGVDLPYSCRAGACSTCAGRLVSGSVDQTDQSFLDDDQIGQGFALLCVSYPTADCVIKANAEELLS; via the coding sequence ATGGCCTCTTTCAACATCAGCATCGAGGGTGGTGCCAGCTTTTCGTGTCCTGATGACACATACATCCTCGATGCAGCCGAGGAGGCCGGAGTTGATCTGCCCTATTCCTGCCGGGCCGGGGCCTGTTCCACCTGCGCCGGCCGTTTGGTGAGTGGTTCGGTGGATCAGACCGATCAGAGCTTTCTCGATGATGATCAGATCGGCCAGGGGTTTGCCCTCCTTTGTGTGAGCTATCCCACCGCTGATTGCGTGATCAAGGCCAACGCTGAAGAGCTGCTGTCTTGA
- a CDS encoding DCC1-like thiol-disulfide oxidoreductase family protein — translation MLLTLIYDGGCPFCREFALRSELQAGVPNLRIVDGRADHTIRRELNALGLPLRNGAVLVEGEQTWHGSEAIAELSRRMNPSDPLLGLLAKLFSDNQRSALAYPALLAARRLALATRGLSVDPDQARSR, via the coding sequence ATGCTGTTGACCCTCATCTACGACGGCGGATGCCCATTCTGTCGAGAGTTCGCCCTCCGCAGTGAGCTCCAGGCGGGTGTTCCCAACCTGCGCATTGTTGACGGCCGCGCCGATCACACGATCCGTCGCGAGCTCAATGCCCTCGGCCTGCCTCTGCGCAATGGCGCCGTTCTTGTCGAAGGGGAGCAGACGTGGCATGGAAGCGAAGCCATTGCGGAACTCAGCCGGCGCATGAACCCCAGCGATCCCCTGCTCGGACTGCTGGCCAAGCTGTTCAGTGACAACCAACGTTCAGCACTGGCTTATCCAGCCCTGTTGGCAGCCCGGCGCCTGGCCCTCGCCACCCGCGGGCTGAGCGTTGACCCGGATCAGGCTCGATCACGCTGA
- a CDS encoding nucleoside kinase, with product MSGAVPLVCICGPSAAGKTTLAARLAEQLRARGRHPLLIACDDYYRCGWSPSSRYGFDTVDAIDADQLRLQLSAVRYRQLNALRSYDMRSRRVSSRLLQQPYDLVLVEGSYGPQHLLEAVPISLVVYVETPLLQRLIKRLWRDVRDRQRPASYVIRQMLREMLPGERRFIHPLKRRADLVVRGYNFDLEPILSRIG from the coding sequence TTGTCTGGGGCAGTTCCTCTGGTGTGCATCTGCGGGCCGTCTGCGGCCGGCAAGACCACCCTGGCCGCCCGTCTGGCCGAGCAGCTGCGTGCCAGGGGGCGTCATCCCCTGTTGATCGCCTGCGATGACTACTACCGCTGTGGTTGGTCGCCCAGCTCGCGCTACGGCTTCGACACGGTGGATGCCATTGACGCGGATCAGCTGAGGTTGCAGCTCAGCGCTGTTCGCTACCGCCAGTTGAACGCGCTGCGCAGCTACGACATGCGCAGCCGCAGGGTGAGCTCCAGGTTGTTGCAGCAGCCCTATGACCTGGTTCTGGTGGAAGGCTCCTACGGGCCACAGCATCTGTTGGAGGCTGTGCCCATCTCGCTGGTTGTGTACGTCGAAACCCCACTACTTCAGAGGTTGATCAAGCGTCTCTGGCGTGATGTTCGCGACAGGCAGAGGCCGGCTTCCTATGTGATTCGCCAGATGCTGCGCGAAATGCTCCCGGGTGAGCGTCGCTTCATTCACCCTTTGAAGCGTCGCGCAGATCTTGTTGTTCGGGGCTACAACTTCGATCTGGAGCCGATTCTCAGCAGAATTGGATAG
- a CDS encoding DUF1651 domain-containing protein, giving the protein MGEGWLIDSDDRWIWRFHRDQKGWIHEPKVFIDRGRRLPKGPPLLKERRHLRKAEAEQLWASLQTQGWKRLASPAWGDAVEL; this is encoded by the coding sequence ATGGGAGAGGGCTGGCTGATTGACAGCGACGACCGCTGGATCTGGCGATTCCATCGCGATCAGAAAGGATGGATCCATGAGCCGAAGGTCTTCATCGACAGAGGCCGGCGCCTGCCTAAAGGCCCTCCCCTGCTGAAGGAACGCCGACACCTGCGAAAGGCCGAAGCAGAACAACTCTGGGCGTCCTTGCAGACCCAGGGCTGGAAGCGCCTTGCATCTCCGGCCTGGGGCGACGCGGTTGAACTTTGA
- a CDS encoding metal ABC transporter substrate-binding protein gives MGVLLSSCRSREQDVSADSRPQVLTTFTVLADLARNVAGDRLQVASIVKPGAEIHGYQPTPSDIERASKADLIVENGLGLELWARRFTAAAGDVPTITLSEGMKPLLITEDAYSGKPNPHAWMSPQRTMGYVDHLERAFSQLDPAGTEDFAANASAYKAKLQALDQELRTAIAALPAQQRLLVSCEGAFSYLAADYGLEEAYLWPVNAESEITPKRMARLIDTVREREVPAIFCESTVSDKAQREVAAAAGARFGGTFYVDSLSPPDGPAPTLLELQRHNVGLIRKGLDLSKSNR, from the coding sequence ATGGGTGTGTTGCTGTCCTCTTGCCGCAGCCGAGAGCAGGACGTCAGCGCGGATTCACGCCCCCAGGTGCTCACCACCTTCACGGTTTTGGCCGATCTGGCCCGCAATGTGGCGGGTGATCGGTTGCAGGTGGCTTCGATCGTCAAGCCCGGTGCCGAGATTCACGGGTACCAACCCACCCCCAGTGACATCGAGCGCGCCAGCAAGGCGGATCTGATTGTTGAGAACGGGTTGGGGCTGGAGTTGTGGGCCCGGCGTTTCACGGCTGCAGCGGGGGATGTGCCCACCATCACCCTTTCGGAAGGGATGAAGCCTCTGCTGATCACAGAGGACGCCTATTCAGGCAAGCCCAATCCCCATGCCTGGATGTCCCCCCAGCGCACGATGGGCTACGTGGACCATCTGGAGCGGGCCTTCAGCCAACTCGATCCAGCCGGTACCGAGGACTTTGCCGCTAACGCGTCGGCCTACAAAGCTAAGCTCCAGGCCCTCGATCAGGAGCTGCGCACGGCGATTGCCGCGCTGCCGGCTCAGCAACGGCTGTTGGTGAGTTGCGAGGGAGCCTTCTCTTATCTGGCAGCGGATTACGGACTCGAGGAGGCCTACCTCTGGCCGGTGAATGCCGAAAGCGAGATCACACCCAAACGCATGGCACGGTTGATCGACACGGTGCGAGAGCGCGAGGTGCCAGCCATTTTTTGTGAAAGCACCGTGAGCGATAAAGCCCAACGGGAGGTGGCAGCGGCGGCAGGGGCGCGATTCGGTGGAACCTTTTACGTGGATTCCCTCTCGCCTCCGGACGGGCCTGCCCCCACCCTGTTGGAATTGCAGCGGCACAATGTGGGTCTGATCCGCAAGGGCCTGGACCTGTCCAAGAGCAACCGCTGA
- the nth gene encoding endonuclease III — MRRSERVEVILQRLHEQYPETPIPLDHSDPFTLLIAVLLSAQCTDKKVNEVTPALFAAGPTPAAMAELEEEQILAFIRQLGLAKTKARNVRRLAQILVTSYDGDVPQSFEELEALPGVGHKTASVVMAQAFGVPAFPVDTHIHRLAQRWGLSDGSSVARTEQDLKRLFPKEHWNRLHLQIIFWGREFCTARSCDGTVCPMCRELYPKRRRPVITRKP, encoded by the coding sequence GTGCGCAGGTCTGAGCGGGTGGAGGTGATTCTGCAGCGCCTCCACGAGCAGTACCCGGAAACACCGATCCCCCTGGATCACAGTGATCCGTTCACCCTGCTGATCGCTGTTCTGTTGAGTGCCCAGTGCACCGACAAGAAGGTGAATGAGGTGACGCCGGCGCTGTTTGCCGCTGGGCCAACACCCGCCGCCATGGCAGAACTCGAGGAGGAGCAGATCCTGGCGTTCATCCGGCAGCTCGGGCTGGCCAAAACCAAGGCCAGAAACGTGCGCCGCCTTGCCCAGATTCTGGTGACGTCCTACGACGGCGACGTTCCCCAGAGCTTTGAGGAACTCGAAGCCTTACCCGGCGTGGGCCACAAGACAGCCAGCGTGGTGATGGCCCAGGCCTTCGGCGTGCCCGCCTTCCCCGTCGACACCCACATCCACCGGCTGGCCCAACGCTGGGGATTGAGCGACGGCAGCAGTGTGGCGCGCACGGAACAGGACCTCAAGCGCCTCTTCCCCAAGGAGCACTGGAACCGACTGCACCTGCAGATCATTTTCTGGGGCCGTGAATTCTGCACAGCACGGAGCTGCGACGGAACCGTCTGCCCCATGTGCCGTGAGCTCTATCCGAAACGCCGCCGTCCTGTGATCACCCGCAAGCCCTGA
- a CDS encoding serine hydrolase has translation MNSGLAFEESTGTLNSDLVQMLTQEADMAGFAASQPLSKKPGKKWSYSSGTTNILSRILRHAIDDDQRYWSFPKQALFGPLGMTTAVLENDNSGTLVGSSLAWASGRDWARFGQLYLDQGRWDGKQLLPATWVRQARTASRRSKQAYGAQWWLSRRKSRPDLPNDSYSAEGYQGQLLLVAPSQRAVIVRLGQTPKKPGFDANAFGADVLSALR, from the coding sequence ATGAACAGCGGGCTGGCTTTCGAGGAATCGACGGGGACTCTGAACTCGGACCTGGTGCAGATGCTGACCCAGGAAGCCGACATGGCCGGGTTCGCCGCCAGCCAACCCCTCAGCAAAAAACCGGGAAAAAAGTGGAGCTATTCATCCGGAACCACCAACATCCTCAGCCGGATCCTCAGACACGCCATCGATGACGATCAGCGCTACTGGAGCTTTCCCAAGCAGGCATTGTTCGGGCCTCTCGGGATGACGACTGCTGTTCTCGAAAACGACAACAGTGGAACCTTGGTGGGCTCATCCCTGGCGTGGGCCAGCGGCCGCGATTGGGCCCGGTTTGGCCAGTTGTACCTGGATCAGGGCCGCTGGGATGGCAAGCAACTTCTGCCCGCAACCTGGGTTCGACAGGCACGGACGGCGTCGCGGAGATCAAAACAGGCCTATGGCGCGCAATGGTGGCTCAGCCGCCGCAAATCAAGGCCGGATTTGCCCAATGACAGCTATTCAGCTGAGGGCTATCAGGGACAACTTCTTCTGGTGGCTCCATCACAGCGCGCGGTGATCGTGCGACTGGGACAGACACCCAAAAAGCCGGGATTTGATGCCAATGCTTTCGGGGCTGATGTTCTCTCAGCCCTTCGATAA
- a CDS encoding SDR family oxidoreductase: MAGSYGIVGCGYVGSAVATHFRRQGHEVVGTTTSPGRLAELCDLVDHPRLYSAGDSMADASFLDRLDGVLIAMAPTTATFEENQYEKVYGQAVPALVEALRQRQGRRPLHVTYLSSAGVYGDQAGAICNELTPPDCSNNANALLASAEASVLSLNDASTQASVLRLGGIYGPGKDIPSYIRSAAGQPVRKNGNHINAWVHLHDIIRGVDFAFGRRLQGIYNLVDDLQFTRRQLSNALCDDFGLPPVIWDNHDRPGARIFNARVSNARLREIGFQPSVSSMLEPVAA, translated from the coding sequence CGCCAGGGCCATGAGGTTGTCGGCACCACCACCAGCCCCGGGCGGTTGGCTGAGCTCTGCGATCTGGTCGACCACCCCCGCCTCTACAGCGCTGGCGATTCGATGGCGGATGCCAGTTTCCTGGATCGGCTCGATGGGGTTCTGATTGCGATGGCGCCCACCACCGCCACCTTTGAAGAAAATCAGTACGAGAAGGTTTATGGCCAGGCGGTGCCGGCCCTTGTTGAGGCGCTGCGTCAGCGCCAGGGACGTCGACCGCTGCATGTCACCTACCTGAGCAGTGCAGGGGTGTATGGCGATCAGGCCGGCGCGATCTGCAATGAGCTGACGCCTCCGGATTGTTCCAACAACGCCAACGCTCTTCTGGCCAGCGCTGAGGCGTCTGTTCTTTCCTTGAACGACGCTTCAACCCAGGCCTCTGTGTTGCGGCTGGGTGGTATTTACGGTCCTGGCAAGGACATCCCGTCGTACATCCGCAGTGCTGCTGGGCAGCCGGTTCGCAAGAACGGCAATCACATCAATGCCTGGGTTCATCTTCACGACATCATTCGCGGTGTTGATTTCGCCTTCGGCCGGCGCCTCCAAGGCATCTACAACCTTGTGGATGATCTCCAGTTCACCCGGCGTCAGCTTTCCAACGCCTTGTGTGATGACTTCGGATTGCCCCCTGTGATCTGGGACAACCACGATCGCCCCGGTGCACGCATCTTCAATGCCCGTGTCAGCAACGCTCGGCTGCGCGAAATCGGATTTCAGCCCAGCGTCAGCTCCATGCTGGAACCTGTTGCGGCCTGA